Proteins encoded within one genomic window of Amycolatopsis sp. 2-15:
- a CDS encoding response regulator yields MTITVVLADDQALVRAGFRVLLETEDGFDVVGEAGDGAQAVALAAEHKPDIVVMDVRMPGTDGLEATRRITADPALADVKVLVLTTFDVDEYVYEALRSGASGFLLKDTEPVELLRALRVVAAGEALLAPTVTRRLISEFVGRPEHRRIDTAAVKEITDREREVLGLVAGGLSNDEIAAQLVISTATARTHVSRIMTKIGARDRAQLVVLAYESGLVTARRH; encoded by the coding sequence ATGACGATCACGGTGGTGCTGGCCGACGACCAGGCCCTGGTCCGCGCGGGGTTCCGCGTGCTGCTGGAGACCGAAGACGGCTTCGACGTCGTCGGCGAGGCAGGCGACGGCGCACAAGCCGTCGCGCTGGCGGCCGAACACAAACCGGACATCGTGGTGATGGACGTTCGCATGCCCGGCACCGACGGCCTCGAAGCCACTCGCCGCATCACCGCCGACCCGGCGCTGGCCGACGTGAAGGTGCTGGTCCTGACCACCTTCGACGTCGACGAGTACGTCTACGAGGCCCTGCGCTCGGGCGCGAGCGGCTTCCTGCTCAAGGACACCGAGCCGGTGGAGCTGCTGCGCGCGTTGCGTGTGGTCGCCGCGGGCGAGGCGCTGCTGGCTCCGACGGTGACGCGCCGGCTGATCTCGGAGTTCGTCGGCCGCCCCGAACACCGCCGCATCGACACGGCCGCGGTGAAGGAGATCACCGACCGCGAACGCGAGGTCCTCGGCCTCGTCGCCGGCGGCCTTTCCAACGACGAAATCGCCGCCCAGCTGGTCATTTCCACCGCCACGGCCCGCACCCACGTCAGCCGGATCATGACGAAGATCGGCGCCCGCGACCGCGCGCAGCTGGTGGTCCTGGCCTACGAATCGGGCCTCGTCACCGCGCGACGGCACTAG
- a CDS encoding sensor histidine kinase, whose product MQDWWRARNPWFGRVFRTFVVLVFTLGATSAAGRWQPGAHPLSAAGAAWLVATVLTLLVVHRFPLPVFVVTAASAYAFYASAEPGGPIILVPTIALFMLTRRSGPVVAGWTGAGVLVAGYAAHVIATRSFAIAPSAGVFVVWLAAVIGIGTAVRYQFAALAARREQAVEHRHRLAEQERLQIAREVHDVVAHSLAMINVQAGVAAHVADRRPEQAKEALLNIKAASASALNDLRATLAVLRSGEDKAPAPSLAQLGELLDHARSAGLEVRLRGDAGDVPAPVAGATYRILQESLTNVVRHAEGAQHVDVHFDRRPGALTLTVRDDGRATTAPTPGHGLRGMNERAAALGGTVQAGLVSATGGGFEVRAELPVKGEE is encoded by the coding sequence ATGCAGGACTGGTGGCGGGCGCGGAACCCGTGGTTCGGACGCGTGTTCCGGACCTTCGTGGTGCTCGTGTTCACGCTCGGCGCCACGAGCGCGGCCGGCCGCTGGCAGCCGGGCGCCCACCCGCTGAGCGCCGCCGGCGCCGCGTGGCTGGTCGCGACCGTGCTGACGCTGCTGGTCGTCCACCGCTTCCCGCTGCCGGTTTTCGTGGTCACGGCCGCGTCGGCGTACGCGTTCTACGCCTCGGCCGAGCCCGGTGGGCCGATCATCCTGGTGCCGACGATCGCGTTGTTCATGCTCACCCGGCGTAGTGGTCCGGTGGTCGCGGGCTGGACCGGCGCCGGCGTGCTCGTCGCCGGGTACGCGGCCCACGTGATCGCCACGCGGTCGTTCGCGATCGCCCCCTCGGCCGGGGTGTTCGTGGTGTGGCTGGCGGCGGTCATCGGCATCGGCACCGCCGTGCGCTACCAGTTCGCGGCCCTGGCGGCGCGGCGCGAGCAGGCCGTGGAGCACCGCCACCGCCTCGCCGAGCAGGAGCGGCTGCAGATCGCGCGCGAGGTGCACGACGTCGTGGCCCACAGCCTCGCGATGATCAACGTGCAGGCCGGCGTCGCCGCCCACGTCGCCGACCGGCGGCCCGAGCAGGCGAAAGAGGCGCTGCTGAACATCAAGGCGGCCAGCGCGTCGGCGCTCAACGACCTGCGCGCGACGCTCGCGGTCCTGCGTTCGGGTGAGGACAAGGCGCCTGCGCCGAGCCTTGCGCAGCTGGGTGAGCTGCTCGACCACGCGCGGTCCGCGGGCCTCGAAGTGCGGCTGCGCGGAGACGCGGGTGACGTGCCCGCGCCGGTGGCCGGCGCGACTTACCGGATCCTGCAGGAGTCGCTCACCAACGTCGTCCGCCACGCCGAAGGCGCGCAACACGTCGACGTCCACTTCGACCGGCGCCCAGGCGCCCTCACACTCACCGTCCGCGACGACGGCCGCGCCACCACCGCACCCACACCCGGCCACGGCCTGCGTGGCATGAACGAACGCGCGGCCGCCCTCGGCGGCACCGTCCAGGCCGGCCTGGTCAGTGCCACCGGCGGCGGTTTCGAAGTCCGGGCCGAGCTGCCCGTGAAGGGGGAAGAATGA